The DNA sequence CTTTGTCCCCTTTTGTGAGGAATTTACGTGCATTTCGAAGCTTTGTGTTGAAGTCATGCTCCTCAATGTTCGGGCTGAGTCGAACTTCTTTAAGGTTGATGATCTTCTGCTTCTTGCGGGCTTCTTTTTCTTTCTTCTGCTGTTCAAAACGGTACTTCCCGTAATCCATGATGCGGCATACGGGCGGCTTCGCGTTAGGTGCAACCATAACAAGGTCAAGCTCTGCGCTGCGGGCCATTTCCAGCGCTTCCTGCTTAGATTTTACACCGATCTGGTCGCCGTCTGCGCCGATCAATCGGACTTCGCGAGCACGAATGTTTTCGTTAACGAACATATCCTTACTAATATTGAGCCACCTCCATGATTATTTCGGAGCAAAGCAAGATTTTCCACTATTGGTGTGTTTTATAAACCAATAAAAAAAGCGTGGGAGAAAAATCCGCCCACACTTCTGTAATCGTTGCCGAATAAGATAACCTGTACGCTGCCTGGCGAATCAGGTGAGAAGCGGGCGCTTCTTCTTGCTTTGATTTCCGTATAATGTTCACCAATATAATATACCAAATCCACCTGCCTGTGTCAAAGGTTTTCTTGAACTTCTATTATAATGACTGCCTTGAAAATAAAACATGTTCAGAAATGGA is a window from the Alkalicoccus halolimnae genome containing:
- the infC gene encoding translation initiation factor IF-3 gives rise to the protein MFVNENIRAREVRLIGADGDQIGVKSKQEALEMARSAELDLVMVAPNAKPPVCRIMDYGKYRFEQQKKEKEARKKQKIINLKEVRLSPNIEEHDFNTKLRNARKFLTKGDKVKAAIRFRGRAITHSELGRDVLMRLAKECEDVSNIESKPKMEGRSMFLILAPNADNEK